From Scleropages formosus chromosome 9, fSclFor1.1, whole genome shotgun sequence, one genomic window encodes:
- the dda1 gene encoding DET1- and DDB1-associated protein 1 — MADFLKGLPVYNESNFSRFHADSVCKASNRRPSVYLPTREYPSEQIIVTEKTNILLRYLHQQWDKKNAAKKREQEQGEGGSPAPPRKIARTDSQEMSEDT, encoded by the exons ATG GCAGATTTTTTGAAGGGCCTTCCGGTCTACAACGAGAGTAATTTCAGCAGATTCCATGCTGATTCGGTCTGCAAAGCATCG AACAGGAGGCCGTCTGTGTACCTCCCCACTCGTGAATATCCTTCTGAGCAGA TCATTGTTACAGAAAAAACCAACATTCTTCTGCGTTACCTCCATCAGCAGTGGGACAAAAAG AATGCAGCCAAGAAAAGGGAACAGGAgcaaggagaaggagggagccCAGCACCACCTCGCAAGATCGCCAGAACAGACAGCCAGGAAATGAGCGAGGACACCTAA